One Nocardia iowensis DNA window includes the following coding sequences:
- a CDS encoding helix-turn-helix domain-containing protein, protein MQNQPTIAAALADIGPRLKAVRTHRDITLTALAETTGISKSTLSRLESGQRRASLELLLPIALALGVPLDELVAAPKIADPRVHAPARKVDGITVFPLTRQPGPLQAFKMVLPADRTEPDLRVHDGFEWLYVLSGRLRMMLGEHDIVLGPGEAAEFDTRQPHWFGSTGRGPVEILSLFGSQGERMHVRARSRGGRSD, encoded by the coding sequence ACATCGGACCACGGCTCAAGGCGGTGCGCACGCATCGCGACATCACGCTGACCGCGTTGGCGGAGACGACCGGGATCTCCAAAAGCACGCTGTCCAGGCTGGAGTCCGGCCAGCGCCGCGCCAGCCTGGAACTACTGTTGCCGATCGCGCTGGCCCTGGGCGTGCCGCTGGACGAGCTCGTCGCGGCACCGAAGATCGCGGACCCGAGGGTGCATGCTCCGGCGCGAAAGGTCGACGGTATCACCGTGTTTCCGCTCACCCGCCAGCCCGGACCGCTGCAAGCCTTCAAGATGGTGCTGCCCGCCGACCGCACCGAACCGGATCTGCGCGTGCACGACGGGTTCGAGTGGTTGTACGTCCTGTCCGGGCGGCTCCGGATGATGCTGGGCGAGCACGACATCGTGCTCGGGCCCGGCGAAGCCGCCGAATTCGATACCCGCCAACCACATTGGTTCGGCAGTACCGGGCGCGGTCCGGTCGAGATTCTCAGCCTTTTCGGCAGCCAGGGCGAGCGCATGCACGTCCGCGCGCGGTCTCGGGGCGGCCGGT